From one Papio anubis isolate 15944 chromosome 12, Panubis1.0, whole genome shotgun sequence genomic stretch:
- the CARNS1 gene encoding carnosine synthase 1 isoform X1, protein MPRAFLYKAAPLGPGAVPLPPPSPLHPARSESAHHARPAATAARGWKARQGPGCPDSFVSLSLCLCHQSFSHSTHEMLSLDPSGPEWDCPLGSKDLEDEGPWGGGSGLPPTGCFPGSWRQDVVLDCKGSPEGTEARAWTVYYYSLLQSCLQQAGLPETQDRSQAPRTGCPGAEVTLCVLGSPSTFLPVLLEGGVQSPGNMLLCLSPAWLMKVPAPGQPGEAALLVLKAVSFHPGGLTFLDDFVPPRRATYFLAGLGLGPSRGREAAELARDLTCPTGASAELARLLEDRLLTRQLLAQQGGVAVPATLAFTYKPPGLLRGGDSSPGLRLVELSGKEGQETLVKEEVEAFLRSEALGDVLQVAVKLSGWRWRGRQALHLHPRAELGAVVNTVLALLEKLEEEESVLVEAVYPPVQLPCSDGPSPGPGLAVRICAVVCRTQGDRPLLSKVVCGVGRGDRPLRHHNSLPRTLEVALAQCGLGEEAQVAAVRQRVKAAAEAALTAMLALEAGLSAEQRGGRRAHTDFLGVDFALTAAGGMLTPVALELNGGLCLEACGALEGLWAAPRLGPAADEAAAAPLVETMLRRSARCLMEGKQLLVVGAGGVSKKFVWEAARDYGLQLHLVESDPNHFASQLVQTFIHFDMTEHRRDEENARLLAELVRARGLKLDGCFSYWDDCLVLTALLCQELGLPCSPPAAMRLAKKKSLTQLHLLRHHGPPWPAPSLHAVPCCPLESEADVERAVHQVPLPGVMKLEFGAGAVGVRLVEDAPQCHEHFSRITRDLQGEADHPGIGLGWGNAMLLMEFVEGTEHDVDLVLFGGRLLAAFVSDNGPTRLPGFTETAACMPTGLASEQEAQMVQAAFRCCLGCGLLDGVFNVELKLTGAGPRLIEINPRMGGFYLRDWILELYGVDLLLAAVMVACGLRPALPTRPRARGHLVGVMCLVSQHLQALSSTASRETLQALHDRGLLRLNLLEEALVPGEYEEPYCSVACAGSSPTEARLRLLGLCQGLGIDGPSYPVAHFLSHFK, encoded by the exons ATGCCCCGGGCGTTTCTATATAAAGCGGCGCCGCTTGGGCCCGGCGCTGTGCCACTGCCACCGCCGTCGCCGCTGCATCCCGCCCGGTCCGAGTCCGCCCACCACGCCCGCCCAGCCGCTACCGCCGCCAG GGGCTGGAAGGCCAGGCAGGGACCTGGATGCCCTGACTCCTTCgtctctctgtccctctgtctctgCCATCAGTCTTTCAGCCACTCCACCCACGAGATG CTCTCCCTGGATCCATCTGGTCCCGAGTGGGATTGCCCACTGGGCTCCAAGGACCTGGAGGATGAGGGCCCCTGGGGAGGGGGCTCTGGCCTGCCGCCCACAGGCTGCTTCCCTGGCTCCTGGCGCCAGGACGTGGTCCTGGACTGCAAGGGATCCCCCGAGGGGACCGAGGCCCGGGCCTGGACTGTCTACTACTACAGCCTCCTGCAGAGCTGTCTGCAGCAAGCTGGCCTTCCGGAGACCCAGGACCGCAGCCAGGCGCCCCGCACAG GCTGTCCTGGGGCGGAGGTGACCTTGTGCGTTCTGGGCTCCCCCAGCACCTTTCTGCCTGTGCTGCTGGAGGGTGGGGTCCAGAGCCCGG GAAACATGCTCCTTTGCCTGTCCCCTGCTTGGTTGATGAAGGTGCCAGCACCTGGGCAGCCGGGTGAGGCAGCCCTGCTGGTCCTCAAGGCTGTGAGCTTCCACCCTGGGGGCCTGACATTCCTGGATGATTTTGTCCCCCCACGCCGTGCCACCTACTTTCTGGCAGGCCTGGGTCTGGGGCCCAGCCGGGGCCGAGAGGCAGCAGAGCTCGCCCGTGACCTGACCTGCCCCACAGGAGCTTCGGCTGAGCTGGCCCGGCTGCTGGAGGACCGGCTGCTGACAAGGCAGTTGCTGGCCCAGCAGGGTGGTGTGGCTGTGCCAGCGACCCTGGCATTCACTTACAAGCCGCCAGGGCTGCTGCGCGGAGGGGATTCCAGCCCAGGGCTACGGCTGGTGGAGCTGAGTGGCAAAGAGGGCCAAGAGACGCTGGTGAAAGAGGAAGTGGAGGCTTTTCTGCGCTCCGAGGCCCTGGGTGATGTCCTGCAG GTGGCTGTGAAGCTCAGTGGCTGGCGCTGGCGGGGGCGGCAGGCATTGCATCTGCACCCACGggcagagctgggtgcagtggtgaaCACAGTGCTGGCACTGCTGgagaagctggaggaggaggagagtgtCCTGGTGGAGGCTGTGTACCCACCTGTCCAGCTGCCCTGCTCAG ATGGTCCTTCACCTGGCCCTGGCCTGGCCGTGCGAATCTGTGCTGTGGTGTGTCGGACACAGGGTGATAGGCCACTGCTGAGCAAG GTGGTGTGCGGCGTGGGCCGCGGAGACCGGCCTCTGCGGCACCACAACTCCCTGCCGAGGACGCTGGAGGTGGCGCTGGCCCAGTGCGGCCTGGGCGAGGAGGCGCAGGTGGCGGCCGTGCGACAGCGCGTTAAGGCGGCGGCCGAGGCCGCGCTGACTGCCATGCTGGCTCTGGAGGCCGGCCTGAGTGCCGAGCAGCGCGGCGGGCGCCGGGCGCACACGGACTTCCTGG GCGTGGATTTCGCGCTGACAGCGGCCGGCGGCATGCTGACCCCCGTGGCCCTGGAGCTGAACGGCGGCCTGTGCCTGGAGGCGTGTGGCGCGCTCGAGGGGCTGTGGGCCGCGCCGCGGCTGGGGCCGGCAGCCGACGAGGCGGCGGCCGCGCCGCTGGTGGAGACCATGCTACGGCGTTCGGCGCGCTGCCTCATGGAGGGCAAGCAGCTGCTGGTGGTCGGCGCGGGCGGCGTCAGCAAGAAGTTCGTGTGGGAAGCGGCGCGCGACTACGGGCTCCAG CTGCACCTCGTGGAGTCAGACCCCAACCACTTTGCATCCCAGTTGGTACAGACCTTCATCCACTTTGACATGACCGAGCACCGGAGGGATGAGGAGAATGCACGGCTGCTGGCAGAGTTGGTGCGGGCTCGCGGCCTAAAGCTAGATGGCTGCTTCTCCTACTGGGACGACTGCCTGGTGCTCACAGCCCTGCTCTGCCAGGAGCTGGGTCTGCCCTGCAGCCCCCCAGCTGCCatgcgcctggccaagaagaaAAGCCTCACCCAGCTGCACCTGTTGCGCCACCATGGCCCACCCTGGCCTGCGCCCTCCCTCCATGCTGTGCCCTGCTGCCCACTGGAGAGCGAGGCTGATGTGGAGAGGGCCGTGCACCAGGTACCCCTGCCGGGTGTCATGAAGCTGGAGTTCGGGGCAGGTGCAGTGGGCGTGCGGCTGGTAGAGGATGCGCCACAGTGCCATGAGCACTTTTCCCGGATTACCCGAGACTTGCAGGGCGAGGCCGACCACCCGGGcattgggctgggctggggcaatGCCATGCTGCTGATGGAGTTTGTGGAGGGCACCGAGCACGATGTGGACCTGGTGTTGTTTGGTGGGCGGCTGCTGGCTGCCTTTGTCTCCGACAATGGCCCTACGAGGCTGCCTGGCTTCACTGAGACGGCGGCCTGCATGCCCACCGGGCTGGCATCAGAGCAGGAGGCACAGATGGTGCAGGCAGCCTTCCGCTGTTGCCTGGGCTGCGGGCTGCTCGATGGGGTCTTCAATGTGGAGCTCAAGCTGACCGGGGCTGGGCCTCGGCTTATCGAGATCAACCCCCGCATGGGTGGCTTCTACCTGCGTGATTGGATCCTGGAGCTCTATGGCGTGGACCTGCTGCTGGCTGCTGTTATGGTGGCCTGCGGCCTGCGTCCTGCCCTGCCCACCCGCCCACGTGCTCGTGGCCACCTGGTGGGCGTCATGTGCCTTGTGTCCCAGCACCTGCAGGCCCTGAGTTCCACTGCCAGCCGTGAGACCCTGCAGGCCCTGCACGACCGTGGCCTGCTACGCCTCAATCTGCTGGAGGAGGCCCTGGTGCCTGGGGAGTACGAGGAGCCCTACTGCAGTGTGGCCTGTGCCGGGTCCAGTCCCACCGAGGCCCGCCTCCGCCTGCTGGGCCTCTGCCAGGGCCTGGGCATTGACGGGCCCAGCTACCCTGTTGCTCACTTCCTGTCTCACTTCAAATAG
- the CARNS1 gene encoding carnosine synthase 1 isoform X2, which yields MPRAFLYKAAPLGPGAVPLPPPSPLHPARSESAHHARPAATAARGWKARQGPGCPDSFVSLSLCLCHQSFSHSTHEMLSLDPSGPEWDCPLGSKDLEDEGPWGGGSGLPPTGCFPGSWRQDVVLDCKGSPEGTEARAWTVYYYSLLQSCLQQAGLPETQDRSQAPRTGNMLLCLSPAWLMKVPAPGQPGEAALLVLKAVSFHPGGLTFLDDFVPPRRATYFLAGLGLGPSRGREAAELARDLTCPTGASAELARLLEDRLLTRQLLAQQGGVAVPATLAFTYKPPGLLRGGDSSPGLRLVELSGKEGQETLVKEEVEAFLRSEALGDVLQVAVKLSGWRWRGRQALHLHPRAELGAVVNTVLALLEKLEEEESVLVEAVYPPVQLPCSDGPSPGPGLAVRICAVVCRTQGDRPLLSKVVCGVGRGDRPLRHHNSLPRTLEVALAQCGLGEEAQVAAVRQRVKAAAEAALTAMLALEAGLSAEQRGGRRAHTDFLGVDFALTAAGGMLTPVALELNGGLCLEACGALEGLWAAPRLGPAADEAAAAPLVETMLRRSARCLMEGKQLLVVGAGGVSKKFVWEAARDYGLQLHLVESDPNHFASQLVQTFIHFDMTEHRRDEENARLLAELVRARGLKLDGCFSYWDDCLVLTALLCQELGLPCSPPAAMRLAKKKSLTQLHLLRHHGPPWPAPSLHAVPCCPLESEADVERAVHQVPLPGVMKLEFGAGAVGVRLVEDAPQCHEHFSRITRDLQGEADHPGIGLGWGNAMLLMEFVEGTEHDVDLVLFGGRLLAAFVSDNGPTRLPGFTETAACMPTGLASEQEAQMVQAAFRCCLGCGLLDGVFNVELKLTGAGPRLIEINPRMGGFYLRDWILELYGVDLLLAAVMVACGLRPALPTRPRARGHLVGVMCLVSQHLQALSSTASRETLQALHDRGLLRLNLLEEALVPGEYEEPYCSVACAGSSPTEARLRLLGLCQGLGIDGPSYPVAHFLSHFK from the exons ATGCCCCGGGCGTTTCTATATAAAGCGGCGCCGCTTGGGCCCGGCGCTGTGCCACTGCCACCGCCGTCGCCGCTGCATCCCGCCCGGTCCGAGTCCGCCCACCACGCCCGCCCAGCCGCTACCGCCGCCAG GGGCTGGAAGGCCAGGCAGGGACCTGGATGCCCTGACTCCTTCgtctctctgtccctctgtctctgCCATCAGTCTTTCAGCCACTCCACCCACGAGATG CTCTCCCTGGATCCATCTGGTCCCGAGTGGGATTGCCCACTGGGCTCCAAGGACCTGGAGGATGAGGGCCCCTGGGGAGGGGGCTCTGGCCTGCCGCCCACAGGCTGCTTCCCTGGCTCCTGGCGCCAGGACGTGGTCCTGGACTGCAAGGGATCCCCCGAGGGGACCGAGGCCCGGGCCTGGACTGTCTACTACTACAGCCTCCTGCAGAGCTGTCTGCAGCAAGCTGGCCTTCCGGAGACCCAGGACCGCAGCCAGGCGCCCCGCACAG GAAACATGCTCCTTTGCCTGTCCCCTGCTTGGTTGATGAAGGTGCCAGCACCTGGGCAGCCGGGTGAGGCAGCCCTGCTGGTCCTCAAGGCTGTGAGCTTCCACCCTGGGGGCCTGACATTCCTGGATGATTTTGTCCCCCCACGCCGTGCCACCTACTTTCTGGCAGGCCTGGGTCTGGGGCCCAGCCGGGGCCGAGAGGCAGCAGAGCTCGCCCGTGACCTGACCTGCCCCACAGGAGCTTCGGCTGAGCTGGCCCGGCTGCTGGAGGACCGGCTGCTGACAAGGCAGTTGCTGGCCCAGCAGGGTGGTGTGGCTGTGCCAGCGACCCTGGCATTCACTTACAAGCCGCCAGGGCTGCTGCGCGGAGGGGATTCCAGCCCAGGGCTACGGCTGGTGGAGCTGAGTGGCAAAGAGGGCCAAGAGACGCTGGTGAAAGAGGAAGTGGAGGCTTTTCTGCGCTCCGAGGCCCTGGGTGATGTCCTGCAG GTGGCTGTGAAGCTCAGTGGCTGGCGCTGGCGGGGGCGGCAGGCATTGCATCTGCACCCACGggcagagctgggtgcagtggtgaaCACAGTGCTGGCACTGCTGgagaagctggaggaggaggagagtgtCCTGGTGGAGGCTGTGTACCCACCTGTCCAGCTGCCCTGCTCAG ATGGTCCTTCACCTGGCCCTGGCCTGGCCGTGCGAATCTGTGCTGTGGTGTGTCGGACACAGGGTGATAGGCCACTGCTGAGCAAG GTGGTGTGCGGCGTGGGCCGCGGAGACCGGCCTCTGCGGCACCACAACTCCCTGCCGAGGACGCTGGAGGTGGCGCTGGCCCAGTGCGGCCTGGGCGAGGAGGCGCAGGTGGCGGCCGTGCGACAGCGCGTTAAGGCGGCGGCCGAGGCCGCGCTGACTGCCATGCTGGCTCTGGAGGCCGGCCTGAGTGCCGAGCAGCGCGGCGGGCGCCGGGCGCACACGGACTTCCTGG GCGTGGATTTCGCGCTGACAGCGGCCGGCGGCATGCTGACCCCCGTGGCCCTGGAGCTGAACGGCGGCCTGTGCCTGGAGGCGTGTGGCGCGCTCGAGGGGCTGTGGGCCGCGCCGCGGCTGGGGCCGGCAGCCGACGAGGCGGCGGCCGCGCCGCTGGTGGAGACCATGCTACGGCGTTCGGCGCGCTGCCTCATGGAGGGCAAGCAGCTGCTGGTGGTCGGCGCGGGCGGCGTCAGCAAGAAGTTCGTGTGGGAAGCGGCGCGCGACTACGGGCTCCAG CTGCACCTCGTGGAGTCAGACCCCAACCACTTTGCATCCCAGTTGGTACAGACCTTCATCCACTTTGACATGACCGAGCACCGGAGGGATGAGGAGAATGCACGGCTGCTGGCAGAGTTGGTGCGGGCTCGCGGCCTAAAGCTAGATGGCTGCTTCTCCTACTGGGACGACTGCCTGGTGCTCACAGCCCTGCTCTGCCAGGAGCTGGGTCTGCCCTGCAGCCCCCCAGCTGCCatgcgcctggccaagaagaaAAGCCTCACCCAGCTGCACCTGTTGCGCCACCATGGCCCACCCTGGCCTGCGCCCTCCCTCCATGCTGTGCCCTGCTGCCCACTGGAGAGCGAGGCTGATGTGGAGAGGGCCGTGCACCAGGTACCCCTGCCGGGTGTCATGAAGCTGGAGTTCGGGGCAGGTGCAGTGGGCGTGCGGCTGGTAGAGGATGCGCCACAGTGCCATGAGCACTTTTCCCGGATTACCCGAGACTTGCAGGGCGAGGCCGACCACCCGGGcattgggctgggctggggcaatGCCATGCTGCTGATGGAGTTTGTGGAGGGCACCGAGCACGATGTGGACCTGGTGTTGTTTGGTGGGCGGCTGCTGGCTGCCTTTGTCTCCGACAATGGCCCTACGAGGCTGCCTGGCTTCACTGAGACGGCGGCCTGCATGCCCACCGGGCTGGCATCAGAGCAGGAGGCACAGATGGTGCAGGCAGCCTTCCGCTGTTGCCTGGGCTGCGGGCTGCTCGATGGGGTCTTCAATGTGGAGCTCAAGCTGACCGGGGCTGGGCCTCGGCTTATCGAGATCAACCCCCGCATGGGTGGCTTCTACCTGCGTGATTGGATCCTGGAGCTCTATGGCGTGGACCTGCTGCTGGCTGCTGTTATGGTGGCCTGCGGCCTGCGTCCTGCCCTGCCCACCCGCCCACGTGCTCGTGGCCACCTGGTGGGCGTCATGTGCCTTGTGTCCCAGCACCTGCAGGCCCTGAGTTCCACTGCCAGCCGTGAGACCCTGCAGGCCCTGCACGACCGTGGCCTGCTACGCCTCAATCTGCTGGAGGAGGCCCTGGTGCCTGGGGAGTACGAGGAGCCCTACTGCAGTGTGGCCTGTGCCGGGTCCAGTCCCACCGAGGCCCGCCTCCGCCTGCTGGGCCTCTGCCAGGGCCTGGGCATTGACGGGCCCAGCTACCCTGTTGCTCACTTCCTGTCTCACTTCAAATAG
- the CARNS1 gene encoding carnosine synthase 1 isoform X3 gives MPRAFLYKAAPLGPGAVPLPPPSPLHPARSESAHHARPAATAARGWKARQGPGCPDSFVSLSLCLCHQSFSHSTHEMDVVLDCKGSPEGTEARAWTVYYYSLLQSCLQQAGLPETQDRSQAPRTGCPGAEVTLCVLGSPSTFLPVLLEGGVQSPGNMLLCLSPAWLMKVPAPGQPGEAALLVLKAVSFHPGGLTFLDDFVPPRRATYFLAGLGLGPSRGREAAELARDLTCPTGASAELARLLEDRLLTRQLLAQQGGVAVPATLAFTYKPPGLLRGGDSSPGLRLVELSGKEGQETLVKEEVEAFLRSEALGDVLQVAVKLSGWRWRGRQALHLHPRAELGAVVNTVLALLEKLEEEESVLVEAVYPPVQLPCSDGPSPGPGLAVRICAVVCRTQGDRPLLSKVVCGVGRGDRPLRHHNSLPRTLEVALAQCGLGEEAQVAAVRQRVKAAAEAALTAMLALEAGLSAEQRGGRRAHTDFLGVDFALTAAGGMLTPVALELNGGLCLEACGALEGLWAAPRLGPAADEAAAAPLVETMLRRSARCLMEGKQLLVVGAGGVSKKFVWEAARDYGLQLHLVESDPNHFASQLVQTFIHFDMTEHRRDEENARLLAELVRARGLKLDGCFSYWDDCLVLTALLCQELGLPCSPPAAMRLAKKKSLTQLHLLRHHGPPWPAPSLHAVPCCPLESEADVERAVHQVPLPGVMKLEFGAGAVGVRLVEDAPQCHEHFSRITRDLQGEADHPGIGLGWGNAMLLMEFVEGTEHDVDLVLFGGRLLAAFVSDNGPTRLPGFTETAACMPTGLASEQEAQMVQAAFRCCLGCGLLDGVFNVELKLTGAGPRLIEINPRMGGFYLRDWILELYGVDLLLAAVMVACGLRPALPTRPRARGHLVGVMCLVSQHLQALSSTASRETLQALHDRGLLRLNLLEEALVPGEYEEPYCSVACAGSSPTEARLRLLGLCQGLGIDGPSYPVAHFLSHFK, from the exons ATGCCCCGGGCGTTTCTATATAAAGCGGCGCCGCTTGGGCCCGGCGCTGTGCCACTGCCACCGCCGTCGCCGCTGCATCCCGCCCGGTCCGAGTCCGCCCACCACGCCCGCCCAGCCGCTACCGCCGCCAG GGGCTGGAAGGCCAGGCAGGGACCTGGATGCCCTGACTCCTTCgtctctctgtccctctgtctctgCCATCAGTCTTTCAGCCACTCCACCCACGAGATG GACGTGGTCCTGGACTGCAAGGGATCCCCCGAGGGGACCGAGGCCCGGGCCTGGACTGTCTACTACTACAGCCTCCTGCAGAGCTGTCTGCAGCAAGCTGGCCTTCCGGAGACCCAGGACCGCAGCCAGGCGCCCCGCACAG GCTGTCCTGGGGCGGAGGTGACCTTGTGCGTTCTGGGCTCCCCCAGCACCTTTCTGCCTGTGCTGCTGGAGGGTGGGGTCCAGAGCCCGG GAAACATGCTCCTTTGCCTGTCCCCTGCTTGGTTGATGAAGGTGCCAGCACCTGGGCAGCCGGGTGAGGCAGCCCTGCTGGTCCTCAAGGCTGTGAGCTTCCACCCTGGGGGCCTGACATTCCTGGATGATTTTGTCCCCCCACGCCGTGCCACCTACTTTCTGGCAGGCCTGGGTCTGGGGCCCAGCCGGGGCCGAGAGGCAGCAGAGCTCGCCCGTGACCTGACCTGCCCCACAGGAGCTTCGGCTGAGCTGGCCCGGCTGCTGGAGGACCGGCTGCTGACAAGGCAGTTGCTGGCCCAGCAGGGTGGTGTGGCTGTGCCAGCGACCCTGGCATTCACTTACAAGCCGCCAGGGCTGCTGCGCGGAGGGGATTCCAGCCCAGGGCTACGGCTGGTGGAGCTGAGTGGCAAAGAGGGCCAAGAGACGCTGGTGAAAGAGGAAGTGGAGGCTTTTCTGCGCTCCGAGGCCCTGGGTGATGTCCTGCAG GTGGCTGTGAAGCTCAGTGGCTGGCGCTGGCGGGGGCGGCAGGCATTGCATCTGCACCCACGggcagagctgggtgcagtggtgaaCACAGTGCTGGCACTGCTGgagaagctggaggaggaggagagtgtCCTGGTGGAGGCTGTGTACCCACCTGTCCAGCTGCCCTGCTCAG ATGGTCCTTCACCTGGCCCTGGCCTGGCCGTGCGAATCTGTGCTGTGGTGTGTCGGACACAGGGTGATAGGCCACTGCTGAGCAAG GTGGTGTGCGGCGTGGGCCGCGGAGACCGGCCTCTGCGGCACCACAACTCCCTGCCGAGGACGCTGGAGGTGGCGCTGGCCCAGTGCGGCCTGGGCGAGGAGGCGCAGGTGGCGGCCGTGCGACAGCGCGTTAAGGCGGCGGCCGAGGCCGCGCTGACTGCCATGCTGGCTCTGGAGGCCGGCCTGAGTGCCGAGCAGCGCGGCGGGCGCCGGGCGCACACGGACTTCCTGG GCGTGGATTTCGCGCTGACAGCGGCCGGCGGCATGCTGACCCCCGTGGCCCTGGAGCTGAACGGCGGCCTGTGCCTGGAGGCGTGTGGCGCGCTCGAGGGGCTGTGGGCCGCGCCGCGGCTGGGGCCGGCAGCCGACGAGGCGGCGGCCGCGCCGCTGGTGGAGACCATGCTACGGCGTTCGGCGCGCTGCCTCATGGAGGGCAAGCAGCTGCTGGTGGTCGGCGCGGGCGGCGTCAGCAAGAAGTTCGTGTGGGAAGCGGCGCGCGACTACGGGCTCCAG CTGCACCTCGTGGAGTCAGACCCCAACCACTTTGCATCCCAGTTGGTACAGACCTTCATCCACTTTGACATGACCGAGCACCGGAGGGATGAGGAGAATGCACGGCTGCTGGCAGAGTTGGTGCGGGCTCGCGGCCTAAAGCTAGATGGCTGCTTCTCCTACTGGGACGACTGCCTGGTGCTCACAGCCCTGCTCTGCCAGGAGCTGGGTCTGCCCTGCAGCCCCCCAGCTGCCatgcgcctggccaagaagaaAAGCCTCACCCAGCTGCACCTGTTGCGCCACCATGGCCCACCCTGGCCTGCGCCCTCCCTCCATGCTGTGCCCTGCTGCCCACTGGAGAGCGAGGCTGATGTGGAGAGGGCCGTGCACCAGGTACCCCTGCCGGGTGTCATGAAGCTGGAGTTCGGGGCAGGTGCAGTGGGCGTGCGGCTGGTAGAGGATGCGCCACAGTGCCATGAGCACTTTTCCCGGATTACCCGAGACTTGCAGGGCGAGGCCGACCACCCGGGcattgggctgggctggggcaatGCCATGCTGCTGATGGAGTTTGTGGAGGGCACCGAGCACGATGTGGACCTGGTGTTGTTTGGTGGGCGGCTGCTGGCTGCCTTTGTCTCCGACAATGGCCCTACGAGGCTGCCTGGCTTCACTGAGACGGCGGCCTGCATGCCCACCGGGCTGGCATCAGAGCAGGAGGCACAGATGGTGCAGGCAGCCTTCCGCTGTTGCCTGGGCTGCGGGCTGCTCGATGGGGTCTTCAATGTGGAGCTCAAGCTGACCGGGGCTGGGCCTCGGCTTATCGAGATCAACCCCCGCATGGGTGGCTTCTACCTGCGTGATTGGATCCTGGAGCTCTATGGCGTGGACCTGCTGCTGGCTGCTGTTATGGTGGCCTGCGGCCTGCGTCCTGCCCTGCCCACCCGCCCACGTGCTCGTGGCCACCTGGTGGGCGTCATGTGCCTTGTGTCCCAGCACCTGCAGGCCCTGAGTTCCACTGCCAGCCGTGAGACCCTGCAGGCCCTGCACGACCGTGGCCTGCTACGCCTCAATCTGCTGGAGGAGGCCCTGGTGCCTGGGGAGTACGAGGAGCCCTACTGCAGTGTGGCCTGTGCCGGGTCCAGTCCCACCGAGGCCCGCCTCCGCCTGCTGGGCCTCTGCCAGGGCCTGGGCATTGACGGGCCCAGCTACCCTGTTGCTCACTTCCTGTCTCACTTCAAATAG